The DNA region CGCCGGCGGCAGGCACCGGTGCGCCCAGGGTGGTGAGACCGGTGGCAGGAGCCGACGTGCCTGTACCGCGGCGTACGCGCGACAAGCAGGCCGAATATCCTCGTGAGGCATCGGCGGCCGGCCTCTTCGGATTTGTCGTACTCGAAATCGTCATTGACGCCCAAGGGGCCGTGAGTGAGGCCGCTGCCGTAAAGTCGGTGCCCGGCCTGGACGACGCGGCACTCAAGGCGGCTCGCCAGTGGAAATTCGCGCCGACCGTGGTTGGTGGCACAGCGATCGAAGTTCTTGGTTATGTTCCGGTGCGGTTCGGTCCCACGAACGAGCCGGCCGCTTCGGACTGGCTCGAAGTTGCCGTCTTTCACTACCGGAAGGGCGAAAGAGATCGGGCGCGCTCCGCGTTGAAGGTCGCGCTGTCGTTGGCGCAGACGGACATGGACCGATTCGGCGGCTACGCAGACACCGAGGTGAAGGGCACGCTCGCAGGCTTCACGCGGCCGACCGTAAAGAAGCAAGTGGATCCGCGCTACCCACGGCGTTCGATGTCTTCGAACGCGCGGGAGGGCACGGTGACAATCGAGGCTCTTGTGGATCGCCTTGGGAACATCGGACGGCCTCGGATAGTGGGGGCCTCCTCCCAGTTCGACGGCGCGTCCATGGAGGCCGCGCTGCAGTGGCGGTTCACGCCGGCCTTGAAGGAGGGCAGCCCCGTGCCGTCACGCGTTCTCTTGCAGATGGACTTCGCCCGGCACTCCCCGAGTCCGCGCTGAGCGGCCGCCAAGGGCCGCGGCGTTGAAGTGCACGCCGCGCTACGAAATGCGTGTCCGTGTCCTCGTAGGGCGGCCTGAACCTCAAGGCCGCCGTTTCCCGCGGCGTTGAAGTTCACGCCGCGCTACGAAATGCAAGGCCGCCGTCAGCGTCAGCCCCTCGCCGAGAAGATCGTGCCATGGTCCTCGCGACAGCGGGGGCTGCGCTACTGCTCCCGCAGCAGCTCCTCCAGCCGTTCCGGCGAGAGGTGCGACAGTCGCGTCAGGACGTCCTTCTGCCGGCGCTCGTCGATGGCTCGGTGTCGTGCGTTGGTGTACTTCAGGGGCCGGAGTTTCAGCATGAAGTCGCTCGGGTTGGCGCGATCGAAGTCGAAGGGGTACAGGCCAATCGCCTTGCACACCGACTCCCGTTTCAGTAGCGTGACCAGCGCCTCCAGGCGCCGCTCAAGTTCATCGATACGCGCCGCCTGTGTGTCCATGATGTCTTCGTTCACCTGCACCCTCACTTCGTCCATCTCGCCTCCGTTCTCTATGGGAGGACGACGGTAGCATCGTCGACCGCGACTGCGTTTGACCAAATGTGGAGGGAGCCCAGATAGGTGAGGTGCCTATACGACCTTCTGACTTCGGGACTCTTTCTTCAATATCTTCCAGCGGCTGGAAGATATGTTCCGAGAGCCG from Acidobacteriota bacterium includes:
- a CDS encoding energy transducer TonB, with protein sequence MPVTVAILISVAVGVFTSLPEPACSRRDAAIMGALERSAAADPSSLLLQVSLASCYDQAWQFQSVGPAITKAMLILDAEPPAAGTGAPRVVRPVAGADVPVPRRTRDKQAEYPREASAAGLFGFVVLEIVIDAQGAVSEAAAVKSVPGLDDAALKAARQWKFAPTVVGGTAIEVLGYVPVRFGPTNEPAASDWLEVAVFHYRKGERDRARSALKVALSLAQTDMDRFGGYADTEVKGTLAGFTRPTVKKQVDPRYPRRSMSSNAREGTVTIEALVDRLGNIGRPRIVGASSQFDGASMEAALQWRFTPALKEGSPVPSRVLLQMDFARHSPSPR